The genomic window CAATGTCTTACTTTGTAAAAACTCCTGCAAAAAAGCAGCAGGTACTTTAATTTTTCCTCCACTTCTGGCACAGTTTGTTTCTTCTGCTCTTCCTACTGTTTTTGGCAACTACTGAACAAAGTTCATCTATTGGTAAAGGGAGGAAATGGCAATACAAAATAACATACATTTTACCtaaatttttacttttccttaACCTCAGCAGCATAGACTTACTAACCACACAACAGTTAACACTCACTCTCTAGGGCAGGGAAAATTATTTGTGTATTTGACCACTCACCTTATGAGGATACCTGTATGGAACAGTAACTTTCTCAGCATGGTCTTGTAGCTCTTTTGTCATTTTTTCGAGATCATATGAATTGTAGCCAGATGTTAAAACAGCAGAGGCTGTCACTACCTAAAGAAGTTGTGGAGGTAATGGTTTAAGTGCCAATGAAACTGTATTACACAACCAGTGAGATCTGAAGCTTTTAAACAAACCCTTGCCGACAAACGGCAGAAAAGTGTAAGGGCAGGTACAGAAGCTTTGCCAAAGTCTGTGTGTCGGTCTGCAGTTTAAATAAACTGCAAGCAGTTTATTTACATCTAATAAAGATGAACATCTCTAAGTATTAGATGATAGGAAAAGCTTCCAATGGTGGTTTTCTTCTATTGGATTTCGAGCAACTGCCTTGGTCAGTTTTTCCACAGATCAGAACCTGTAACAATTCTTACTTACCCCCTTAATTGTCCAAGCAGCTGAAGAATTCCTGCAGGGAGCGGCGGCTCTTACGGGCCGGGATGCACAGAGACAGCTTTCTCTGGGCCACAGCTGTTCTGTCAGCACATGATCGCTATTTTTCCAAGCCTCCATCTACTTGTTCAAAGAGTTTCTGGTTTAGCTGGTCCCTCTACGCCGCGACACCTTCGGGAGTCGGGCAGGCAGGGAAGTGGCCGAAGCATCTCTCCGTCCCCGGGGCGCACGGCTCGGTGTCGGTCGCGGCGTTGCAGAGCAGGACCGAGGGCTGCTCGCTCCCCTCCAGCGAGTGTCCAGAGCTCGGGGGAAGCGAAAGCATCGAGGGCTGCGAGTGACCGAGTCTGGCCGCGGCTGAGCGCGCCACACGAgtgccgccgcccggctccgcggcccGCGCTCCGGCGGCTCGGTGCCCGCGGTTCGGTCCCGGCGGTTCGGTGCCCGCGGCTCGGTCCCGGCGGCTTGGTCCCATCGGCTCGGTCCCCGCGGTTCGGTCCCATCGGCTCGGTCCCGGCGGCTCGGTGCCCGGGGCTCGGTGCCCGCGGTTCGGTCCCGGCGGCTCGGTGCCCGCGGCTCGGTGCCCGCGGCTCGGTCCCGGCGGTTCGGTCCCCTCGGTTCGGTCCCCGCGGCTCGGTCCCATCGGCTCGGTGCCCGGGGCTCGGTCCCATCGGCTCGGTGCCCGGGGCTCGGTCCCCGCCGCTCGGTGCCCGGGGCTCGGTGCCCGCCGTTCGGTCCCCGGTGCCCTTGGGCCGCCGCTCCGGGCGCGGCGCTGTGCCGGGCGGGcgcgggcgggcgcggcgctGACGCCATCGCGGCGGTGCTGGCGGAGCTGCCCGATGGCCGCGGCCGAGCCGGCGGCGCGCAAGCGGCGGCCCAAGGGGCACTTCGCAGCGGCGGCCGGCCGGGCCAAGCGGccccgcggcggcgggcggcagcTGGAGGCCGGCATGCGCGGCATCCTCATCACCTGCAACATGAACGAGCGCAAGTGCGTGGGGGAGGCCTACAGCCTGCTCGGCGAGTACGGGGACCTGCTCTACGGGCCCGAGCAGGTGcgtgcggcggggccggcgggcgctcggggcggcggcggggcgggggagcGGCGCCCCGCGGCCTCGGCTCCCGCTGCGTGTGTGGAACGCACCGCGTGTGTGTGGAAGGAGCCGTGGGTGAGCCCCACGGCCACGAGAGTCGCAGGTTCTGCAGGCGAAGCCCAGCGCAGCCCCGCTGCCGGCTGGAGCAGAGGCCCGGCCCGTGCCCGTGTGCCCCGGGGAGCCGGGCACTGCTGCTCGGTGCTCACCGAAAATCGTGCCTGTGTGAAGTTTTCAGATCACGAGGAGCGGCTGTCTGGAAGTGAcagggaggaggatgaggacgaTGTCGAGGCAGCCTTGAAGAAGGAGGTTGGCCAGATCCGTGCCTCGACGGAGCAGAAGCTGCGGCGATTCCAGTCGGTGGAGAGTGGTGCCAACAACGTGGTCTTCATCAGAACCCAGGGCATAGGTGGGACTTCAGCTGATGCTGGGTAATGCAAACTGCTCTGAGCACTGTTAGGAAAAGGCCACAGAGTGTGGCTTCTGAGTAACACGTGTATATCGAACAAATACCCTTCCCTTTGGCTGTGCCACTGAATTCTGTCATTAGTGAAAAAGCTAAAGGTAGTTGAAACTGCTTTGACAGAATAATCTTTGGTTCTCCAGCCTTGGTATAGTAAAACAGCGCTTTATTTAAAGGGATTTGAGGCTGACAGCAGTGCAGCCAAGTGTGCATTACCTCATCTTATTATttagaaggggaagaagggagatGATACTTTCAATTTGTTGCTCATACCCAACTGTTTTTCTTGCAGAACCTGAGGACCTGGTGCACCATATACTAAAGGATATGCACACcactaaaaagaagaaaacaagagtCATTCTGCGCATGCTGCCCATTTCTGGAACTTGCAAGGCTTTTATGGAAGATATGAAAAAATACACGGAAACGTTTTTTGAGCCTTGGTTTAAAGCCCCTAACAAGGGTACTTTTCAGATTGTTTACAAAGCTCGTAATAACAGCCATATGAGTAGGGAAGAAGTAATTAAGGAATTGGCAGGTATGTATGGATATCACACAAAACAGAACAAGTTTACATGCACAGGTATATTGCATGCACAACATGGGTCAGACTCTTAAAAGTGGTCATAATGGACGTACACATTTGTTGCTTAAAACCTGTATGCTGAACGTCAGAAGCTTCTCTAAGACTTAAAAAAAGTCTTGACATCAGTATTCCATGTTGGTGTTGGTGTTGATGTCTTAAGAGACTataagcagaagagaaagcactgTTGAATATAATTGTCAGTATCAGTGATACGTGCTTTGAAATGACTTCTATCAGGTTTTCTCTCTGGATGCTGTATTGAAATTATAATGTTACTATTTCTGTTCAATATTTGGCTCATAAAATAGCTCTGCCTTACTTGAATATTTTGTTCTCAGTAATTGCAGTGGGATAATTTTTCAGGTGCTTCAGCCCTCCTAGTGGTATATTCTGCCAGTCCTGCTCTCTTCTGTTACTAAGCTGTTACAAAAATAAGTAATTGGCTATAACTGAGGTGGATCTTGCTTTCTCTGTCTTAATTTTTATCCATTCAGTAAGACGTGCTTATGCTCTTAAACAGTTTTTCCAGCATCTTTTAAACTGCATCCTCTTTTACAGGAATTGTGGGCAGCCTCAATCCAGAAAACAAAGTCGATCTTAATAATCCACAATACACAGTTGTGGTGGAAATAATAAAAACCGTCTGTTGCTTGAGTGTGGTGAGGGACTATGTTCTGTTCAGAAAATACAATCTGCAGGAGGTGGTGAAGAGCAACAAAGAAGATGCACAACAAAAGTCAACTCTGACAGAAGAACAGAATTCTGAGGTAGTTAAAGCAGAAActgaggaggagagttctaaagaaGTTAAAGAAGAGAACAAGaatcaaagtgaaatagaaTCTGAGCCCAAGGGGAATGATGCACTGACAGTGTAGAAAATGTGATATAAGGGAAAGGTAAACATAATCCAAACATATAAAAAAAGTTGCCCCAGTGTTCTGAAAGGGTGTTGGAATGAGGagagggggttttgttttgaaatcctGGTTTTGAAATCCACGTGTGTAAGAATTTTAGTGCTTGTTGCAGGTGGAACTGACATTACAACAGATGTAAGGGTGCTCAAGAGTGCATCACCTTTCTGGTGAAGCTTGCTGTCCTCCTACAGCCTTGTTGTGCATTTCCTGTACCTGGCACACAAAGCAGCAGTCTGTGCATGTATGTGTAGGTGTGGCCATCCTGACATGTATGGACTCTCCTTTGTTTTATCTGGAAGCTACAGAAGCCAAAAGGCAGCACAGAAACAGCTCTGAGCAATTACTGACAGAAGTGAGAGATCTGGTAAAGATGGTTGCAGGGGGTTTTGGGAAGGAAGTGATCTGACAGCTGCAGAACTCGGTAACATTTTTGTGTGTGAGCAACAGAATGAGGTAAATCCAATAATTTGATGGAGggttttatacatatatttatatatacacaagGATATGCTGTCTTGAAATGAATGGAAAGAACTGTTACATATAAATACTTGAATATTATGAGATGATCCAGAGTAAAAGATTGGACTGTTCTAGAACAGTAGAAGTACAGTGCAGGCATTGCAGATGGTTTTATCAAAACTACATGTGTTTACATTAGCTGTGTATGCAGCACTTACTGATTTATAGTAAATGCTGTTGGTCACTGAATGGAATCCTTTTGGGTAATTTCCTGCAAATAGCATTTTGCTGCTCTTTCCAAAGACTCAATCCTTGGGAGTTTTTATaaagtgtttttgtttttatttttttttcttaagtctcAAAATTTGGATTTAAATACTGCTTGGAAACTTCTTATGAAAGAAGCTCTCTATTGTACTATACTAGATAagggaaattaaattttaatttttggtaCAGTTTTAGCTTTATGGtattaattttgtttcagatTGAAAGTAATGCTAGTGAGTCTTTCTGTTGTCTTGCTGTTACAGTGGACTGTCCCTGTGACTtctaaaaaccaaccaaaacctgTGCAGCTACAACTTGCTTTCCAGCAGGGTTTTGAATATGCTTCCTGTACAACTTTCTAGCTTTAGTATTTCATTTCTGGCATAAAATGGGAAAAGACTTACCTTGAAGAACACAATTTGTTATTTGTCTTGGTTTAATGAAAAGGATGTGTTCAAGTCTCtcatatttatattttcctcttctttcaagATTGTTTTAGAAGTTGGAAAATGAAGATGACTTTTTTCCCTAGTCCTGTCTCCCTTTCAACCCGTTTATTAAAAGTCTGCTTTCTTACCTCCCGTGGTGTTTTCTTTAAACTGTTGAAGATTCTTGTGTGTGGATTAAAACATCAATTTCTAGGTCACACAAAGGAACCTACCAAAGGAGACCAGACACAAAGGCCAACTCTGGATGTTTATTGGTGGTTGATGTTGGTGATCATGATTCATGACAGCCTGCTTATCTTCTAAGGACAAAGACTCAGGGGACttagtgggattttttgttttctttcctcctctctcaCTGACCTGTGTGCCTACAGGACTTACAGTTTACTTCTGATTTTTCACAATTTGCACTTACTGAACATTCATTGCTAACACATGAATTCCCTGGCTTCTCCACTGTGCCACCACCTTTGGGCTCAGTGGTGTGGTCAGACAGTGCTTCAGTGGTTTGAATTCAAACCTTCATGGACAAACTAGAAGACATTATTATGATCTCACTTGCATGAAAAGCCAAATAATTGCTGTCAATGCTGAGGAAGGATGTTACAGTGCCCAAATTTTTCAGGTGCTTCAGCCCTCCTAGTGGTATATTCTGCCAGTCCTGCTCTCTTCTGTTACTAAGACAGCTGGAGAGGTGATACACTGTACTCTGGTGTACCTAGTTTGTCCTAATGCTGACTTGAAACACAAGGACCATCCCTTGGTATGAAACCCTGGCTCTGAGATTCACTCTTCCCCTTGTGCTAGATTAAAACTCAGATTGGCTTGAGAagcttgaaaataatttcttttaagagCAGGCCAACCTCACAGCCCTGGTGTTTCACAGTACGAACTTGCCTTTCTTGAGGGTcgcattaaaatattaatttacatGTAATTCAGCTCATTTATTATTTCAGTAGTGAAATACAGTAGGGGAGAGCTTTAAGTAACGCCAGTAACTCCCACTGATAGGAAGCAGCTGGTAATATCCTGCACCCAAAAGAATCATGCTGCAAAATCCTTCCTGTATTATATTCCTATTCAAATAACAATCACCCTCTGGTAATGCCATCTTAAAACAGCTAATCCTGTAAACCTAAGAGGCTTAGTTTTTTGGCCTGCCTGGGAAACAACATGAAATATGAGTAACTGTTCATTGTGGGCATGATGTTCTTACATTTAAGATTGCTCTTGGATCAAACTGTGGTGTGGCATGTACAAAAAGGGACGAAAAATGCTCTGCCAGGAGTGATGTTTGAACAGGTTTGCCTTGGCATGCAAACACTGCCCGTTGCTGTGAGGTTCCGTGTGGGCAgtctgtgtccccagcccagctgtgtcTGGTGCTGGCTggtggctcctgctgcccaggagctccCACTCCAGAGCCCCAGAGCCTCCTGGGCAGCCCAGTGGTCagctggggcagctggggacatgggcagCAGGGAAGTTGGGGCAATTATCCTGCCAGGTAGGCAGACTGACAGTGATCTGTCGAGAGGATTCCTAAGGACATTAAGTTCATTTTGCAGTGCCCTTTTTGGCCTTTCATAGTGAAAAGCTGTTCACATTAGCCTTATTATCACCAAGTTTCAGGAATATGGATTGGAATAATTTGTATAGAATATTTTTCTATGTCTTTTAGAGGGTAAATAGGCCACAGCTGTCAATGAAAGAATAATTTCTGCCCACTTTTCTGTATTGTTTTATAGTCTTATATAACAAACCAAGATATCATAAGGCTACCTATTTTATGATTAGCAGTTTGGCTATTCCTAAATATTCCTTTTCTATATAAAAAAGAGACTAAATTGCCTCCTCTGCTACCCCCTTAGAAGTATCTAATTAATTAGTGAGATACAGGTGTACGAGAGTGTTTAAACTTGAGGAAATTTCCACTAGAGATATCTCTTAACGGGGTTGAGGTAGAAGGCACTTACTGGAGCAAATGGCTGGAATTCAGGCACTCAGCCCTGCTGCTTTCAGACACAATTAGCTTTGTTTTCAGAGACTGGCACTGGGATGCAACCAAGTCCACCCCAGGAGCAAGAGCAGCTGTAATAATGCACCTGGCCTTCGAAGGCAGCAATTGATAGCCAGTGTTTGGTGCTGTCAGTTGTATTGTCCCTGGGATGGTGATAACCCCTGAAAGTGTAATAAAATTGGAAATTTGTtaagtatttttccctttcGGTCCTGATCGCTTCACAGCTTTTCCTGATTTGTTGAATGCCAGCACCATTCAGTCCAGAAAGGAGAAGGTGGTGGTAAAACAAGTCTCACACATCTGAACTTGAACAGAGATGTGCAGACTTGAAGTGCAAAATAGCTTCTGTTTCTATGAGGTCCTTTGCTGCTGGCACAAGGAAAGTAGAATGTTTAAGTTTGAGGCAGAAGACACCAGCAGCTTTAGCCTGAGTCTGTCGCAGTTAAACTGATTTAGCACAAGCCactgaaagtgaaagaaaaatgatgAAGGTAATTACATCAGTTGTAAGAGATTACCCCAGCCACCCCTTTGATTGTCAAATGTTCAAGCAAGGAAGTCGAATAAGAAATACAACTGTTAAATGAGTTGCTAACTTCTGTCAGAGAAGCTAATAAATGATCTACAGATCATTAGGAGTTCACCTGTTTGAATACAAGCCACGCTCAGCAGCCACCACTCTGGGATTCGAGGTGGAATCACTAAAACTCTCTCTCCTCTTTGCAGACTGCATGGCCCAAAGAGCACAGTGGCTGCTTTTTGGGACACGAAACCCAGCTCTTCAAAGCTCCATTTAATTacatctccttttccatttctgctCCTAAAGAAATAAATTCTCAACTATCCTCTGGTTTCAGTAGTGCAAGCTCAGATCCATTTAGATTAATGTATAGACACAGCATTTTGtgcatttgttttctctctggttTTGACCTTAGACAATAatgagctttgcagctggaaagcAAAGGAATATCCATTTTAGAGCTTAAGGGTGTGAAGGAGGTGAGATGCACCTGCAGAactctcctggcacagcctcGCCCAGGACTTGTGTTCATTAGCTAGTTAATAACAATTAGATGTCCTGAAAGGTCATCAACAGCTTTACTGCACAGCAcatttgctgtttcccagacTCCTGCCACCAGCAGAAGTGTTTATGGGTAGTGCATAGTGGGTTTACAGCAGGACCAGGAAAATCCAAGATAAATAAAGGGTAAATCTTTTTCTTCGGTTCGCTGGTGTTTTTGTGCTCCTATTAAATACAGCCTTGGTCACAGAGTTCAACTGCTACTTATATCTTCTGAATCAAGCGCTGTAGCAGCACTGTGTGAAGTGCAAGGGCTACAGAGAGGTAACAAGAAATGTGAGATGCGACCTAGCAGGGATGATCTAAACCTCTGCTGCACCCATAACCACCTAACAGATTGACTGTTATGGAAATATCTCACAGTCTGAACTGACACCTCAGTCCAGGAAATCCTTGATTAAATTTAATCCTGAAACTCTGTGCAACCCAGTATGGCCAGAGCTGGAAGTCTGATCACCAACAATGATTAAAAAACATTCTCACAAAATAATATTTGGCACAGAGTTATGTATATCATGGCTTTCAGTGACAGCACTACAGATACAAAAATAAGGGCCAGTCCATGTTTCCCTCTTCTACCACTATTTTCAAAAACCTTTTCTCCCATGTACAATTTAAAGTTATAGAGAACATATTGCTTTAGAAATATTCCaaagcagcagaagagcaaTGTGTATCTGTTACTCAAAAGGTTGTCCTCTTAAGAGTGACAGGGAACAGGATACTGGAATACACAAAAGTCCAGGATGAGCATGTTGTGGTGAGGAGCAGTGAAGAGCACAGAGCACCActctgtgtttctgtttcttcctttgAGTGTTCCCAGGGATCATCTTTGAGAGTTATTGAACAAACTCCAACTTCTCTGTACAGAGGAATAACAACACTTACTTTCTTTCCAAGCtgtgctccttttctctggcaaGCCTGCAAATTTAAAAGCTGTGGGCTCTTTTTAGGATTTAGCTGGCAGGCAGCACATCACTCCCAGTGCCCAACAAAAGGAACAAGTTCTGTTTTGGAGAAACAGGGAATATCAGTTGGTTGACTCAGTAATTCCTCAAGCCACTAGTGCCGGACAAACACCCACCactgaaactgagcacaacctCGACTTCaaagggagcagctgaggggcTTTGTGTGGCTTCTGGAAACCctgggcagagaggcagagcGGGGCTCCTGCCCACACAccaaacagaaatgttttgacTCACCAgtttgtttcttcctttttttcatggTCAGATTCAGGTTTTGTACCACTGCAGAACTGCAAGAACACGTTGGCAAGTCTGGCTGGCCCAATGTGCAGACTGAGCTGTCGGTgctgcagcagagagaaaacctcCTGAGCaagcccttccctgctgccatgAGCAGTCGGTGCCACTACCAGGGCTCAGGGAAAAATCTAACCAGGTCTGTTTAAAGCCCAGCACAGGCCAGTACCAAAACCTAGGAACCTGTTGCAGGGTTATACTTTTATATTTGCTTTAAAATCAATTCGTTTCAAAGGTCATAATTAgattatatttaaaaatgtattactTACGTGGAATAAATGGATTACATTAAAAATCTGATTACTGCACTTCAAAGTGGATTACTTTTCCAAAAAGTACTCACATTTGAAATCTGAATGCCCTTAAAAGAATCAGATGCTGAAATTGTGACCAGATTacatttttcaacatttttttgaTTGCTCTTTAAGACCTAATCCAATTTCTTGTTTGTCTGTTCCAAAATTTGcattacatttaaaatattcaacATGTTTTCCCTCTGTTCTGACTGAATGAAGGAGAGAAAAGTTAATCTTTCAGAACAAAGCTGTAATACAAGAAAAGGGAAGTTTAAAACCCTGCTGCAGCCAGACTTGAGCACAACCTTATTTTGTTCACTTTTCTTCCAGTAGAATCACATTAAACAAACTACTTGCTCTCATGGGggatttaattttctacacTCACTAGAAACCTGTGAGATTGTGTTTGAAGATAACTGTATTTTGGATTTTAAGGACTGTAAAGGAACCCATTAAGAAATGagcagctgctgagctctgTTGCTTTGCCACAGCTGACGGAAGCTCAGATAGTGATGATGAGTTCTGGTCTGCATCTTAAATGTCACTTGAGTGTGATGGCCAAACTTGGCAAATTACCCCTTCTCTTACTGATCTTTTCAATAACAAACCCTTTTCCAACAGATAAGCTTACATACATTTCATTTGTAAATTGTGTTAGTCTTTTATTCTTACAGGATGGCTATTTAGACCCAGGTCAAGTATTAGCAGAAGAGTTGGTTTTATATCAACAATCTGAAATCCTTTTGAATAACTAAACCCAAACTCACCTAAAGGCTGCTCTGTTTTTCATTAAAGCTTAATTCCAACTTTTGGTATTGTGGGAAAGGAGATGAAGTTGTAGATCACTTATAAAATGCTCCTGCTCAATGGACTGGCTAAACTAACACACGCAGAGTCACAAAAATCACAATCCAGAAAATCTGCAGGACCAAGTTCCAAACCCATTCTGGAAATGTATTAAGCATTTCAAGACGTAAAACTAAATATTAACTTTCTTACTAATGCAAGCAGAGCAATTTTATGTGCCAAATGCATACACAAAGCATATATTTATACACACCATATGTACGGGTATGTGCAACATTAAGCACGTACTGTGAATTTCTACAACTTACTTGTTTCTCATGATGCATGACAGCATCATCTGTAAAAGGATTATTTCTCACATACTGAACATAATCTCAATTCTCATTTCATTTACCCCAGAGgggttttaaaagcaaaagatgGGATCTTATGTTCATATCTACTTCAGAATAGTTTTCGGTATAAATACATATTACTTGTGCAAGTCAGTAGTCTTTTATTGTCCATAATAACATACCTCACAGTTTAAAAACATGCCAAATACTTCCAACACCTACATGTGGTTCTCATCCCACCACCAAAAACGTGGATTTTGAATCTATCCAATAAAACTGCTAATCCCCCATCTGTAACAATGCATTTTCAGGAGTTTTACTGTCATTatccaaaaccagaaaaaaatgttcttttgcaACCTTTTCATAATGTTGCATTTTTGGAACCCATATAGTGACCACACCAGTCCCCATGTCCTTTCCATAAGCTTTGGATGTCAGGGTAAACCCTCAGGAAATAGTGAATCAAAATATGTGACATAGAATAACTTTTCAGATGTGGGCGTTATCTTTCCTGTTGTCTCTTGAGAATAACATCAAATAGAAGCTGGGCTCTAAGAGGGATGGTGAGGAGGTCTCAAAGGGAAAGGCTGTTGAAGTTGTCtattgaaaattttatttttcacacagaATAATACAATTCAGTCAAGTACTGACATTGGAAACTCTGCAGGCAGGCACAAATATCACATCTTGATGTTACCTGTAGTTTTTGATGCTCAAgcatttaacaaaaagagatcaGAATGAGGGCAGTTATAGTAGTGAAATTTATATAGTGCTAATGGAATGAAAGAAGTTTTGTTAAATTCCAAACAATGCTATATCCGTCCCCACTCTTTGTCTCTTAATTCATTCCTCTTGATCTTCCCAGTCACTGTCTTTGGCAGCTCTTTGACAAATTCCACCTGGATGAAATAAAGAGAGAAAGCAATGCAGTGTGTTTTACAGAGCTGGTTTTCCAAGACTCGCTCTCAGCACGTGTGGAAAATGGAGAGGACTCCCACCAGTAAGAGCTGCCTGCCCCAGATCCAAGCCACACCAAAGCAGCACATTGTGCCCCTTGTGAAACCTTCTCTTTGGCTGCCTGGATGGCCAAATATCTCTACAGCTGCCTCTCAGCTCACCAAGCTGAGTACAGTAACTCACAGCAGAAGGGTGAATGCCTGCATGGTATCAGAGGTCTGAGATGAatgacaaaaagaagaaaaaaagccccaaagtcGTTAATGGTTCTTGGTTCTGTGAGTTTTGCACAAGTGAGCTAAGGCACTGCAGTAGCCCTTTTCCTGTGGTGCTGGGATTACTAAGAAACACCAAGTGTATCCTCTTGGGCTTGTGTCTATTTGTTAGTTGTGATGATCAGTAGTCAAAAACTTACTCAGGTTCAGTCATGTGCTACCCTAAAGGCACTGGCAACTGCTTGTTTGAAGGTTAAATACAAACCAGAGAATTAGGATTGTGAGTCTGA from Aphelocoma coerulescens isolate FSJ_1873_10779 chromosome 14, UR_Acoe_1.0, whole genome shotgun sequence includes these protein-coding regions:
- the THUMPD1 gene encoding THUMP domain-containing protein 1, with the protein product MAAAEPAARKRRPKGHFAAAAGRAKRPRGGGRQLEAGMRGILITCNMNERKCVGEAYSLLGEYGDLLYGPEQFSDHEERLSGSDREEDEDDVEAALKKEVGQIRASTEQKLRRFQSVESGANNVVFIRTQGIEPEDLVHHILKDMHTTKKKKTRVILRMLPISGTCKAFMEDMKKYTETFFEPWFKAPNKGTFQIVYKARNNSHMSREEVIKELAGIVGSLNPENKVDLNNPQYTVVVEIIKTVCCLSVVRDYVLFRKYNLQEVVKSNKEDAQQKSTLTEEQNSEVVKAETEEESSKEVKEENKNQSEIESEPKGNDALTV